The following nucleotide sequence is from Leopardus geoffroyi isolate Oge1 chromosome D4, O.geoffroyi_Oge1_pat1.0, whole genome shotgun sequence.
CCTTGCACCTGTCATGTTCTCCAGTCATATCAGTTTGTTCGTGTGCAAGCAGTGCACCTAGACCATGGAGGGTTGGGTGGCACAACCGTGTATGAGACAAGAACAGGCTGGGAAGTGACAGACCTGTGTgcaatcccagctctgccctcaacAATCTGTGTTGCTTTACCTTCTGAGCCTCTTCCCTAGCTTGGGCAAGTTCCCTAGGAAGCAGACTTAGACAGGCATGCTGTGTCTTGGGGCGTGCTCATGGGGGTACACCCATGAGGGATGAGGAAAGTTGTGATGCTATGCAACAGAGGCCCCCGACAATCTTACAGGGAGCTTTCGAGATGGGGTGGCTCCTCCACATTGTTTTGAATAGAGATGAGGGGTTCCGGCCATTGTACAACACCAGCCTGTCATTGGATGTGGGCTATTCCTGGGTTGGGGATGTAAACACGGGTGAGGCAGCTCTGTTCTCTGAGGGTAATTCCTAGCAAGGGACTTGCCAGGAGTGGCCAATACTCCTGGCAGCTGAGGAAATGAGCACCTTAGTCCTGCAGGTGGGATCTGGGTAGCAGACCACAGCATCTACCACAGCCTCCTTTCCTCCTTGTTGCATAATAGTGATAGAGATGTGAAGACTAGTTAATTAAGATCATGTATTCTTGATGCCTAGTACATAGTAActgaactatttttattattatatgggATTTAACAATCCTAGTGGGATCTGACTAATAAGGAACAGGTCGGAGCATCACCTCCCTAACTCTAGATTTCCTGTCTCTGTGCTAGCAACCCAAGGTCACATCAGCTTTCTGGGAGCCCCACTGTCTGGTGACTCAGTACTTTTCCTTGCGAACTGCAGACTGGGTAGTGGCTGGAACAGGTCTCCTGAAGCAGTCCCCAGACCCCAGACCTCCTGCCTAGAGCCATTATCACCTAACTCTTGCATTTTTGCCTTTCAGAAGTGCCAGTGTCCGTGGAGGGAAAGTTCACTTTCTCAAGAATGGTAAGGCAGCCGCTTGTAGTTTTGGCTCCAGGGCTGCTGTTCTGGCCTCGCTTCCGTATCCATGCTAGGCAaccaccatttttcttctttatactcttGCTCAGACAACTCAAGATGGCTCCGAGGTGGCCAGCATGGCCTCCTGAGCCTGCATGCTCCCCAGGTTAGCCCTTCCAGGCTGAGCTGGCCCAGCCCCTTTGCCAAGGTCCCAAACTTGCCTTCAAGGACCTCGAGAGATCTGCCCCAACCTGGTCTCCAACGTCCCTGCCAGCAGTGAGATCCCCTGCCCAGGCTCAGCAGGACTGAGTGCACTCTCTGCTTTGTGTAGTGCAGATGGCGCAGGCTGTAGGGTTCAGGCCAGAGTCCCCCTGGCCCCTTGGCCCCCTGGTGTGACCAACCTCCCCAATCACACTCCATCATCCATCTCTTCACTGCAGGGGACAGACACCAAATTGTCTCTGAACACTGATTCTACCTTGGCCCTGGGTCTGATGTCCCCAGGGATCCCAAGGCAGTGGTGCGGGCCTCCTTGAGATCCCCCAACCCACCCTTCACGTAGGTGAACAAGGAGGCTCAAAGCCACCTTCCCATCCAGCAGCCTCAGCAAGTTCACACTGTCAGCCCATCAGAACCCAGGCTTATTATTGTGCCAAGGAACCAAGTACTTTACACACATTATTTCAATTAACCCTATATGAGAAGAATACtatatttatttacagtttttgcagatgaggaaaactaAGGCCTAAAGAGTAGAAACGGCTCAGTCAAATTTACACAGTTAATCAGTGCAGAACTCAGGCTCCAGATCTCATCACTGTTGCACGGCACTGCCTCTGTCACCCTGTCCTGTCCCACGCTCCCATCCTAAGCCCTGTCTCATTTTTCCAGCCTTCCCACACCAGGGGTCTGATGGGTCATGTAGGCCAGAGTGAGTTGGGGGGCCCTCAGTGAGGAGGAGCCCCCTGGGACTGCTGGATTGTTCTGTCTCCTGGGGTCCTCACTGGGACCAGCAGCAGAGGTTCTAGTTAGGCCCTCTGAAGAGTGGGAACCCATCCCCAGGAGCTTGAAGGCATAAACTCACTCCTCACATACAGACACAGACAAACGCATGGTTGCCAACAGACTTGGGCTcagcagacacagacacacacttaGTCATACACGCACACATAAGCAAAGTGCCAAGGGGCTGTGGGCGGTTAGTTTCATGCTCCCTGGACCAACAGTGGGGCCATCTTGAATCTGGCTCTCCCCTGGAGCCCATGACTCCAAGCAGAGTCCCTGGGTCCCTCCTCACTGCCTCTGAATCCTTGAgtgccctccttcccttcctctcttccacaGCCCATCTGTGAGCACATGGCGGAATCTCCAATCTGTTCCCAGACATCCATCCCGGTCTGTGGCACTGATGGGGTTACATATGACAGTGAATGCCAGCTCTGCTTGACTCGGCTGTAAGTCCACCGCACACCTtcccctcagcttgccccatgaCTGGTGCATGCAGGTCTGAAAGGAGCAAGACTTGACTTGCCTTTTCCTTCACACACCTTGGCCTGACTCCTCTGACACTGCCCCCAGTAGAACAAGCACGAGTGTGTTTCAAAGAAGGCACACGGCTCTGAGCACAAAACCTCAGCTggcagggggttggggagggcGTTGCAGAAACCTTGGGTCCCTTCCCTTGTTCTGTCCCTGACTGACTTCATTTATTCCTCCAGCCAacaatcatttattgagcacctactacatgctaggcactggggatataccAGGGCATAAGCTAGACAGCATCCCTGGTCTTCTGGGGCATATGGTCAGCCCAAGGGGGAAGCCACGCTAATGGTTAGCCAACTGTGTGGTATAGAATCCTCAAGGCTCAGGTGGGGGCACCCAGGGTACTGTGAGTGCAGGGCAAGGACAAGGGCAGGGACAACTTCCCAGCTCAGTTCTGAAAGATAAGTTGAAATTAGCttggaaaaagaaggaacaagGAAAGGCAATTCCCAGTAGTGAATTGGGTTTGGAAAGAtctagaagggaaaggaaagtttgtatttgagaaaatataagaaattggATACACTGGAGTATAAAGCTTAAAGGAGAGTGGGAAGAGGCAAGAAATGAGTCTTGAGAGGTGAGAAGGGCCTGAATATGACCTTGGTATGTCTGATCACCTATTTGTCTCCTTTCTTCATTAATAAAacccttgaggggtgcctgggtagctcagttggttaaacatccaactcttgattttggctcaggtcatgatcttatagtttgtgggattgggccctgcattgggctctgctctgctggtgcagagcctgcttgggattctctctcgccctctctctctgcttctccccactcgcactcactccccactctctcttaaaataaataaacttaaaaagacccCAAAACCCTTGAGCTGGGCCAGAGCTAAGCAGGATCATGGAAGATAGTCTTCAGAAGCTATAGCGCTCTGGACAGAGGGGCAAGAGAGCAGCAGAACAATGTCCTTAGATGGGAGGCAGTGGGGATCAAGGCGGTTTGTGGGGCAATGAGGTCTGTGGACAGTTGAGCCTCTGGGGCAGCCTGGTGGAGGTATGGCTAGAGTTCAAGACAGAGTCAGGGCTGGAGACAGATTCAGCAGCCATCAGTATACAGTAGTAGACAAAATCCCAGGAAGCTCAGATCTCCTGGGGGAGGGTGTACAAGAAGGAAAACCTATAAAGGGATGTGTCCAGGGACCCCTAGGACCTGCCCTGCACCTGcactgggtgggggatgggggagagataTCTCAGCAGAGATAGATGGGGCCAGGCAGGGTCCCTGAAGGGTATGCTCCAGTCCCTGAGGAGATGGCCTCATCTTTGTCTCCTTTGATCCTAGGAAAACCAAACAGGACATCCAGATTGTGAAGGATGGCAAATGCTGACCCCATAGCAGCCTCTTAAGCCAAGAAGCTTCAGGCTAGagaagagtggtgagagtggaggatataacatgaaataaaagatCCAGCCCAACTCAACCAAATGGGCCAGTATCTTTGACGACTTTGGTGAGgtgggtggtggcagtggtgggtgAGTGTATGTGCGGGGATTTTGCCCTGACCTCCCTACTCTGAATCTAATGTCTTCTCCATCACTCTAATGCTCCTCAATGCTGTCATATGTCCCCACCAGAGGTCCCAAGTATCTTTGGCCCTCTTGTGGAGGTCAGCCCCTGTCCCCAGTGCACTTATCTGCCCCAGCCTGCTTGTCACTAAGGTCAAGAACTTAAGGGACGTGTGTACCATCTACCACTGCCTGAGGATATGACTTTGGGAGAGTCCTACACCCCTCAGAGCCTTCTCCTTGGGCTGTACCAGTACCCCaagtcttacacacacacacacacacacactcacacacacacacacacactcacacacaggcTGATACCACCATGGCTGATATTTAGGTAGTATACACAATATATCTGAGCtacttattaaaatattgacCTAGTTCTATAACAGTTAAAAATAGCTGCCCCAAGCCTTTGAGTGTCCCCCTGTACCCTGGTCACCCACAGGAAGATGACTTCCAGACCCTGCTCTGTTCTTTTGGTCACCATCCATTCTGACTTAAATATGTTGGCATTGGACACAACTCCAGTCACACACAGCACACATGGACCTATACAATGGCCCATGAAAACACACAGCATCCAGaaatccccccctccccagcccccagcctgtggTCCATGTCAAATATACCCTCTTTTGGGCCAAAGAAGGAGCCACTTGAGAATGGTGGCAGAGGAAAAGAGTGTGGAGAGGGGCCTGACCAGTAGAAGCAGTGTCACGTGGACCCAGATTCTTCCTttagggtgggcagagagagcgggaaatGTGCTATGGGAAAACATACTGGGAAGAAAGTGGGGGCAGGAAAGGCAGGAACCAACATTCCCCAGACAACTGAAATGGGGACACAGACAGGAACTGTTGCTGATAGATTTGCAGGTGGCAGGGACTGGGAGGTTACCTATGGGCCCTACTACTGCTATTGTTAACAGAAACTTTTGCTCCTCTCCTGCATAGGAGTGACGCAGTATTATGTTTGGCTGTGAgaaaccaaaagccaaaaaacaGTGGCTTAAAGAGTTAATTTCTCTCGCACATAGACCTTTGTGGTATGCTAACTTCATGTTCCTTAAATATTGTTACTCTGCCATCATCAGTTTCCTCTTCAATGTACAAGACAGCTGCTCCAATGCCAGCCGTCATGTCTACATTCCAGTCCACAGAGAGGTAGAGAAGGGCACTCTACTGCCTCTGAAGACACTTCCAATAAGATGCACACAGTCTATTTACATCCCATTGGCTAAAATGTAGTCTCTTGGCCACGCTGGCAcaataaaactaggaaaaattATTATCTGGTTGGCTATGTGCTAAGCTGAAAATCAGTTCACTTACTACAGAAGTGTAAATATTGGTGATATCTAAGCTTATGCTCTAAGTGGGGAGTCCCTCTTACACTCAATTGATACAGCTTCTCAGCCAAGCTTCCCCTTGTTGATCCTCCCCCTGCCAGGCCTCCACACATGATAAGGAATCACAAAGATTATGCCTGAACAACGTGCCAGGTACCAGGCACCACACTGAAAGAAACACCTCATTCGCCACCTTACAGCTGTGAACACTTGGCCCTGTCTCTGGAAACCTAACTCTGGGCCCCTAAAGGCCCTATCTGTGGCATGCGACACTGCTGCCCTGGCCATTACTGATTGGCCAAGATTCTTCTCCAGGATTTTTTGAACTGAAATAAGGGAACAACAAGCATTTCCTCTCCGGTAGTGAAGCTGTAAGATGTATGAAATCAGGGTTGCTGACAGCCATGTTTCCTACTTTGTGGAAGAAGTAGGATTGACAGAATGATACCATCATGCCAAGAAAGAgatatggggcacttgggtggctcagtaagttgagcctccaacttcagctgaggtcatgatctcacagttcatgagttcaagccctgcatccggtttgctgctgtcagtgcagagcccacttcagatcctctgtccccctctctatccctcccttgctcacactctctctcaaaactaaacattaaaaagagttgaaaaaaaaaaaaaaaaaagagcacctgagtggctcagtcggttgagtgaccgactcttgattttggctcaggtcatgatctcacagtttgcgggttcaagccccatgttgggctctgtgctgacagtgtggagcctgcttgggattctctccctctctctctgcccctccccactctcacactctctctctcaaaataaataaatgaacattaaaaagagagagagagagagaaagatagagtaaTTCCAAGTTGTGTTTGAGCTCCTGAAGTCCAACTGCCCTCGAATGTCCCAAAGTTACATGGGGTAACTTGACATCCTGCcaataaattttctattttaacaatCTCT
It contains:
- the SPINK4 gene encoding serine protease inhibitor Kazal-type 4 isoform X2, with translation MAVRLWVVALAMAALLIVDREVPVSVEGKFTFSRMPICEHMAESPICSQTSIPVCGTDGVTYDSECQLCLTRLKTKQDIQIVKDGKC
- the SPINK4 gene encoding serine protease inhibitor Kazal-type 4 isoform X1; translation: MAVRLWVVALAMAALLIVDRASGKAKTTVLGTLPVMENSPLLETASFTEKCQCPWRESSLSQECPSVSTWRNLQSVPRHPSRSVALMGLHMTVNASSA